Part of the Oncorhynchus masou masou isolate Uvic2021 chromosome 18, UVic_Omas_1.1, whole genome shotgun sequence genome, aCTGTATATCAGAAACAAAACACCAGTACCGTTACATATCTAATAGTTTCTCTGCCTGATATTTGGTTAATTTTAGTGTACAAAACCCTCTGTTGGGAAAATGGTCACGTAAACCTCTGGGATTTATAGGGgtatgagaggtagagagagaacacgtTTTGGTTAGCACCTAAAGGCAAGATCAGAGGACGAGTCACCggtgcaccagctgttccaggGCCATAACAGGAGAACACGTTGCACATGTAATAACACGACACTAAACAGACGCGTGGACCAGAGAAAGAAATGTGGGTCAAAAAGAGAGAAGCAATCGAGGGACTATTACTCATTAGAGGAAGGACGGAAAGACAGACAACGACTCGTCTCTTACACCCGGCGGTCTGCAAACCTCTTTTCAACGACCTGCTTTAATCTTTTTATGTCTTTGGGTAAGTTAATATAAATGTGACAGTATTATTGCCAAAAATCTCCCCAGGGTCCCCGATATCCATCCTTCGCTATATTCCATCTACGTTTAACTGCTCCAGTTATTTTGCAACTGGTCAGTTCTTTTTGATATGATTTATTACTGCAGTACCGTTAACTTGTACAGACATaagatatatattatttattactTTGTCATTTTGTGTGAGAGTATGTTATTTATAAAAGAGAGTGTGCAGCGGTATTTGttcaaatgtcttttttttttttaaaaacatGTAATGTTTCGTATGAGCTGACTCTCCCACTGTGACAAAATGCATTGAGAGAAAAGGAAGTGTGAGAGAAAAGAGGGAAGTCATTGAAGTGTAAtgatggaggaaaggagggagggagagaggaacggGGGACTGTCAGTTTGTGTGCTTATTCTGGGGTATGTGCTATCCCGtcggcatggggggggggggttgaaacaGCTGCTCCTCGGTTACCAACATAAAAATAAGAAATATTCCTAACAAGATGTTGTTTGAGTCCTATTTTCTGTGAGTGACATTCCCTGGTGAAAACAACCGTTTTAGCAGACTAGTTTTGACAGTTTGTTTCCGGAGGGTCTCCTCTCTTTCAGGTCTCTTTTCACATTCAGAGAGCTCTACCACACCATTAAAACAAAACTCCTACAGATCTAGGGCAGCAATGAAAAGGAATACCAAAAAAAGATTTTACTAAAGTTTTCACAAATACCTGAAACTGTCAGAAACTTAAAACAAAAAATCATCTTCATAAAAAcataaaagcaacaaaataaccaTCAAATTATTTGATCATCGCCCTCAGTGTCCTCGCTACTCGAGCACGGTCGTACCTCTTCCCCCATCTTCTTCAGCTTAGCCTGGTAGTATCTCTTTTTTAGCCTGTAGGCTTTCTCTTTCTGCCTCACCGCCTTCCTCTTGTCTTCTAAAACCTTCTGTTCCATCTGTAGGACTCTCATCCTCTGCTCATGTTCCAACTCCGACAGTTCCAGCATGCGTGGCACGTACCGTGGGTCATCAGACCCCCGCCCTGCTGCCAGAGAAGTGAGGGGTTGCGGGGCGGCCCGGGGGACGTAGGGCAGGTCAAAGTTCACGGGGCAAGAGGTGAACAGGCTGGAGGATGAGGCAGATGGGATGGGCGGAGGGAGGAAGGACGGGGATGTCCCAGACCAGGAGGTTTCACTGTGGGTGAGAGTGGAGGCGTTGGGCTGGCTGGTGGAGAAGGGGATCCGGAGGGGTCCGTCACTTCCTGCTAGTGCCGTGAAGGAGGCGATGCCGATGCTCATGGCTACCTGGTCTTTACTCTCGCTCTCCTGGGGAAGACAGACTGGGTTAGATTTCAACTGCACTGTGTCCTCTTATACGAGAAGCTCTTTCAGTGGCTTTTGAACTGCATTGGCATGTTCATATGTAATGATCATCGTACACTAGAGGATTGTCTATGGAGATGTGCTCTAGCTGTGACACGTTACCTCATTGTGACTGTTATCAGCATCGTCCTGGTCACTCCCACTGGTCGCTGCAGTACACGTCACTAGGTCACAGaggcagacagcgagacagagattGGAACCATCTCCCCGAGCACCGTATATACACGTGTGTGAGTAAATTGGTTGACAACACATCAGCCTATCATCTAAGGAATGCACGTTTGATAAATGCGTGAACTCAATATCGACGAGCTCATCTTAGCGGCAGCGGCAGCCCTGAGAGTAGTGTGGTATTACCTGCTGTGGGGGAGCCAGGCCTGAGGCCGGTGTAGCCCACTTCTCCGTCCATGTCGTCCTGGTTGGAGATGAGGTTGGGTACCATGGCCGTAATCTCCCGTTGAACCTCGGTCAGGGCCGTGACAGGCATGCCGGCGACCACCTGCTCCTGACGCCGATGCAGCGCCTGGCGGCTCTCCACCTTCAGCCTCTTCCACAGGGTCTTCATGGTGCCTACCGAGCTCGGTGGCCGGTCGGGGAAGGCAGCGTTGAAGGCTTCTACCACCTCGGCCCACACGGCGTTGCGGTGCACAGTAGTGTTGGTGTCCTTCCTGAAGTCCTGGACTGTGTGCACCACACCCTGGATCCTCTGCAGGAAGTAGAGCTTCTGCTGCATGGTGAAATTGGGCGTGCGGTACGACATGGTCGTTGGTCGCCAAGGCAACGGGGTGGAGGTGAGGGTTCTAGTCCTGCACGGGTTCGTGTGCGAGAGGGATTACGGGGCCGCAGTAGGCCAAATGGGGGCATTCTCTTCCAACCAACATACTGTATGAGGTTGATTTAGGTTTTAAGTCTTTGTGAGGTTGATCTTTCCATGAGCATCGAGTTGATTTTGAAACTAGGGTGTTTTCAGTGAGCGTTGGTTGTGAGGTTTAGTCCAACTTGATGTCCTGTCAGAGATCATGTGGAAGAACTGCTTGGTGCGTGCATTTACTTGGTGGGTGTGTCATTGTCATGAATGGTACTGTAATCCACAGTAGGGCATCATCTTTACTGGGATAACCAGCTGTTATGCAGTGTTTAGCTACAGAAAAACGTGGGTGTCCACTGTCAAGTCAAATTACACGATGAACCGTGCTTTATGGAGCTGTGGTCCACTCTGTGATGATTCTTAATCTCTGGGTCGGGGTAGAAGAAAACAAAAGAATGACATTCAGATTGATATGAACACTTTACAGCAAGGTTGAGATTTTTAAGAACACGTGCCATCATTCCCAAGGGATACCGAATGTTCATCCTCTCCTTTTAATAAAAGGGAATAATTCAGACCTGGGACATCAGGTGAGTGAAACTAACTACCAGGTAGTACGGAATTGAATAGCCTTTATAGCGAATGCCTTGCTTGCTACCTAGCAGGTTAGCAAGATGACAGTAATAATGCTAGCCAAGCTAATACACCTAAAATTCCCCATATACATGCGCTTATTTGGATGTACATTTTATTTGTAAATTAAAACAAATAAACATATGATTTGTTGTTATTACTCACATGCAACCAGACAGCCAATAAGAGCGGCGAATTATCGTGGACAAACACTTTGTTGTCCTGCCACCACCACCCCCTCATGTTTGGCGGCCGGATGCGAAATTTAAACAACAAACCTGCGTATTTTACGCAAATAGCACTTTCGACTCTTTTTTAACCAATGGCTGTCCGCTTTATTGCAAAGTGCGATGCATTATGTCAGTGTGGCCACGTTTGATTGGATGCGTGCGGAAAACGCATGGGAAGCTAGCTAGTTCTtcagagagaagaacagaacaaaTTCAC contains:
- the LOC135504577 gene encoding uncharacterized protein LOC135504577 isoform X2 translates to MSYRTPNFTMQQKLYFLQRIQGVVHTVQDFRKDTNTTVHRNAVWAEVVEAFNAAFPDRPPSSVGTMKTLWKRLKVESRQALHRRQEQVVAGMPVTALTEVQREITAMVPNLISNQDDMDGEVGYTGLRPGSPTAVTCTAATSGSDQDDADNSHNEESESKDQVAMSIGIASFTALAGSDGPLRIPFSTSQPNASTLTHSETSWSGTSPSFLPPPIPSASSSSLFTSCPVNFDLPYVPRAAPQPLTSLAAGRGSDDPRYVPRMLELSELEHEQRMRVLQMEQKVLEDKRKAVRQKEKAYRLKKRYYQAKLKKMGEEVRPCSSSEDTEGDDQII
- the LOC135504577 gene encoding uncharacterized protein LOC135504577 isoform X1; amino-acid sequence: MSYRTPNFTMQQKLYFLQRIQGVVHTVQDFRKDTNTTVHRNAVWAEVVEAFNAAFPDRPPSSVGTMKTLWKRLKVESRQALHRRQEQVVAGMPVTALTEVQREITAMVPNLISNQDDMDGEVGYTGLRPGSPTADGSNLCLAVCLCDLVTCTAATSGSDQDDADNSHNEESESKDQVAMSIGIASFTALAGSDGPLRIPFSTSQPNASTLTHSETSWSGTSPSFLPPPIPSASSSSLFTSCPVNFDLPYVPRAAPQPLTSLAAGRGSDDPRYVPRMLELSELEHEQRMRVLQMEQKVLEDKRKAVRQKEKAYRLKKRYYQAKLKKMGEEVRPCSSSEDTEGDDQII